In Jaculus jaculus isolate mJacJac1 chromosome 4, mJacJac1.mat.Y.cur, whole genome shotgun sequence, a single genomic region encodes these proteins:
- the C4H2orf74 gene encoding uncharacterized protein C2orf74 homolog produces the protein MSFDATAFTFVIILLICFICILLLLVVFLYKCFQGKENETAFCTNATGGEDCLAAYVAANKQGEQEKVLMKTVNLNAPARPGILVQRQSREVVALQKRDSMEAEQNRKKEAEDPEDGNETTEEGNTSERAPMRISRTSSAIETQKRPLKGVTFSKEVIVVDLGNEYSAPRSYPREHKERK, from the exons ATGAGTTTTGACGCCACAGCATTCACTTTCGTCATCATCCTTCTAATTTGCTTCATTTGCATCCTCCTTTTACTAGTGGTTTTTTTATATAAATG tttccaAGGCAAGGAAAATGAGACAGCATTTTGTACAAATGCTACTGGAGGTGAAGATTGTTTAGCTGCTTATGTGGCGGCCAACAAACAAGGAGAGCAAGAGAA GGTCCTCATGAAGACTGTGAACTTGAATGCACCAGCAAGGCCTGGCATTCTTGTCCAGAGACAAAGCAGGGAGGTGGTGGCCTTACAAAAGAGGGACAGCATGGAAGCAGAacagaacaggaagaaagaagcagaagacCCTGAGGATGGTAATGAAACCACGGAAGAG GGCAACACTTCAGAGAGAGCACCCATGCGCATCTCTAGAACCTCTTCAGCTATTGAGACCCAAAAGAGACCTTTAAAAGGAGTGACATTTTCTAAGGAAGTCATTGTTGTGGATCTTGGAAATGAATACTCTGCACCTCGAAGCTATCCTCGAGaacataaagagagaaaatga